From the Papaver somniferum cultivar HN1 chromosome 2, ASM357369v1, whole genome shotgun sequence genome, the window TTTGCATTCGGACTCCGCTTAAACTAGCCCTCGATTCCGCAATTTCGCTTAATGATAGTCTCTTCCTTGAACCTGTATCAGGCCTTTGTTTAGGAGCACTGTACGATCTAACTTTCGCCTTGAACGATTGTGTATTTGCCATGTAATTTGGGAAATTCGAGTACGGTCTAAACAACCTCTCCGTGCAAACGCTCTTCGCTGGCGTGGCCGGAGCGCAGGAATTCACAAACCGGGGAGTGCTCTGAGCAGTGGAGAATCTGCACTCATCGGCTGCCAATGCCCAATCGAACTCATGGAAATTCCTGCAATCCGGTATTGACATTCTTGCTGGAATTGGACATGCCTGCAATCTTGGAGAATCGATTCTCGGCGCTGGATTACACGGGTCTTCCCCGTACTCTGATATTGAATTGTTTGGTGTTCTCCTAGACCGTGACTTCGGCCTACACGTATCGATTTCGACAATCTTAGGAGTCTCTTCAAATGTATTATTAATAATCGCAGCTTCAAGTGATGCTGATAGTCTCCTGCTATGAATTGATGCAGTGTGCTCACTTCTTGCATCATCATATCTTTCCTGAAATTCAAGTACACATAAGAATTCAGTACAAAATCAAAATCGAAATAGAACAACCCCAATTCCCGAACAACCTTGCACATTCAACATTAAGCTAATGCTCCATAATAACAGTAAGAAAAAGTGAATTTTGATCTTACAGTGGACCGGCGAGGCCGGAATTCCGGGTAAGGTCTTTGTTCTTGATTGAGTTGCTGACGGGCTTTCTGAGATCGAACAGTTAATTGAGCTCTGATAAGAGCTTGCATACTATGTAGAGTTGCATCAGCTTGTTTTCGAACTAAATAACCTCTAACAAGTGCTTGCAGCTTCACTAATCCTTTTAGTGCTCTTAATGCTTTCCTTGCCTGTAATCAAAATCACAACTCAATTCATTCAACTGGATCTAATCAAGTACTAATCAGAATAACCCAAATCAAGAAACCAAATCTCAAAAGAAAGAATGAAAATGAGAATCATATTGTACTTACTAAATAGCCTCTGAACACAGTTTGAATCCTAATAGCAGCCCATTTCTCATTAACACCATTAAACAAAGTACCTCTACCATGACTAGTAAGTCTAACAACAGCAACATCATGTTTGTTTTGTTCATTCTCTGTTTCACTGTAATAAGAAGAAGATTTGACCCATGTTGCTGTTGTGGTTGTTGTCTCTGTttcttcatcattatcatcaacCGGATTGTTATAATTACTCTCCGGAAAATGACCAACACAAACTGAATCTCTAACTGATTTCCCAAAACTCCATCTCTTCTTATCTCTCTGATCACTcaaatttgatgagaaattcttatctttttctttcttcattccTAAAAAATTCTTAAACCATCTTGTTGCTTTCCCCATTTTTTTATCTTGATACAACCAAACTCTGATGAAGAACCAAAAACAGAGTTTTTCAGTTAGAAatacccaaaaaaaaattcaaaaatgaaatctTAAGTGTTGCTATCAGAATTAAGATAGACTACTACTCTTATTTATGAATTGCGTCTTCCATATTTCAAACAGACTACTCTGATAATGACAGAGTAGAGAGATAgggagagatagagagagagagagtcagAGGGAGATAGAATATGAAAGCCACAAGTCTAAAATAAGAACTCGgaaaatttgggaaaaaaaacCTGTCAAGACT encodes:
- the LOC113349262 gene encoding protein IQ-DOMAIN 14-like isoform X1; translated protein: MRARNINGLNQSKRVWLYQDKKMGKATRWFKNFLGMKKEKDKNFSSNLSDQRDKKRWSFGKSVRDSVCVGHFPESNYNNPVDDNDEETETTTTTATWVKSSSYYSETENEQNKHDVAVVRLTSHGRGTLFNGVNEKWAAIRIQTVFRGYLARKALRALKGLVKLQALVRGYLVRKQADATLHSMQALIRAQLTVRSQKARQQLNQEQRPYPEFRPRRSTERYDDARSEHTASIHSRRLSASLEAAIINNTFEETPKIVEIDTCRPKSRSRRTPNNSISEYGEDPCNPAPRIDSPRLQACPIPARMSIPDCRNFHEFDWALAADECRFSTAQSTPRFVNSCAPATPAKSVCTERLFRPYSNFPNYMANTQSFKAKVRSYSAPKQRPDTGSRKRLSLSEIAESRASLSGVRMQRSCSQAQEAISFKNAVMGKLDRSTEFACDIEREYFQRRW
- the LOC113349262 gene encoding protein IQ-DOMAIN 14-like isoform X2, translated to MGKATRWFKNFLGMKKEKDKNFSSNLSDQRDKKRWSFGKSVRDSVCVGHFPESNYNNPVDDNDEETETTTTTATWVKSSSYYSETENEQNKHDVAVVRLTSHGRGTLFNGVNEKWAAIRIQTVFRGYLARKALRALKGLVKLQALVRGYLVRKQADATLHSMQALIRAQLTVRSQKARQQLNQEQRPYPEFRPRRSTERYDDARSEHTASIHSRRLSASLEAAIINNTFEETPKIVEIDTCRPKSRSRRTPNNSISEYGEDPCNPAPRIDSPRLQACPIPARMSIPDCRNFHEFDWALAADECRFSTAQSTPRFVNSCAPATPAKSVCTERLFRPYSNFPNYMANTQSFKAKVRSYSAPKQRPDTGSRKRLSLSEIAESRASLSGVRMQRSCSQAQEAISFKNAVMGKLDRSTEFACDIEREYFQRRW